A region from the Flavobacteriales bacterium genome encodes:
- a CDS encoding rhodanese-like domain-containing protein has product MKDIAPQVLKDRLEQVHIIDVNEADNYAFAHVPGAKLLLYDAITAELLPADKSSTLVFYCWSPECPAAGMAAGTAVGLGFTDVYCMQAGITGWQDAGLPTEP; this is encoded by the coding sequence GTGAAGGACATTGCACCGCAGGTGCTGAAGGACCGGTTGGAGCAGGTGCACATCATTGATGTGAACGAGGCCGACAACTATGCGTTCGCGCACGTGCCCGGCGCCAAGCTGCTGCTGTATGACGCCATCACCGCCGAGCTGCTCCCGGCCGACAAGTCGAGTACGCTGGTGTTCTACTGCTGGAGCCCTGAGTGCCCTGCTGCGGGCATGGCCGCCGGAACCGCCGTGGGCCTGGGCTTCACCGATGTGTACTGCATGCAAGCGGGCATCACCGGCTGGCAGGATGCCGGGCTGCCCACGGAGCCGTGA
- a CDS encoding response regulator transcription factor — translation MPSSPPAANGSPDVPVALIDDHTLVRKGLVEVINGLGGYKVVLEAAHGLDYKEKVNGGPRIELAIVDLNMPVMDGYQTLDWIRTACPETRALALTFDGTDDAIIRAVRSGARGFVLKDVEPHDLKTALDHISATGYYHTELVHQSLMHNFDKKTSDERARDKVLEQITPRELEFLKLVCDPKEFTYEQIGDLMGVHRRTVDGFRQNLFERFGIRSKTGLVLFAVRWGVVKV, via the coding sequence ATGCCCAGCTCCCCACCAGCGGCTAACGGCTCACCTGACGTTCCCGTTGCCCTCATCGACGACCACACATTGGTGCGAAAGGGGCTGGTGGAAGTCATCAACGGATTGGGCGGCTACAAAGTGGTGCTGGAGGCGGCCCACGGCTTGGACTACAAGGAGAAGGTGAACGGCGGACCGCGCATCGAACTGGCCATCGTGGACCTAAACATGCCCGTGATGGACGGCTACCAAACCCTCGATTGGATCCGCACCGCCTGCCCCGAAACACGCGCGCTGGCCCTCACCTTCGACGGCACCGACGATGCCATCATACGCGCGGTGCGGAGCGGCGCACGCGGCTTCGTGCTCAAGGACGTGGAACCCCATGACCTGAAGACGGCCCTGGACCACATCAGCGCCACCGGCTACTACCACACCGAACTGGTGCACCAGAGCCTGATGCACAACTTCGACAAGAAGACCAGCGACGAGCGTGCCCGCGACAAAGTGCTGGAGCAGATCACACCGCGCGAGCTGGAATTCCTGAAACTGGTGTGCGACCCCAAGGAATTTACCTACGAGCAGATCGGCGACCTCATGGGCGTGCACCGCCGCACGGTGGACGGTTTCCGGCAGAACCTCTTCGAACGCTTCGGCATCCGCAGCAAGACGGGGCTGGTGTTGTTTGCCGTGCGTTGGGGGGTAGTGAAGGTGTGA
- a CDS encoding T9SS type A sorting domain-containing protein encodes MRNLFLLVLALPSAVMAQGINAYAEITAVSGTTLTVGSSYETVTSFAAGKDIVIMQMQDNVIGANTANNASFGNLSAIQQAGLYTVREIASVARTGPTLMSITLTAVPGVSFNTCANCRVQAITFELLGGGGNHTVSSPLAPALAWNGTLGGVLAFQVGGTLTVAANITADAVGFRGGARDRFSYTSPCNTTDYVWSSTAAGTEFFASKGEGIYRNTNTALDDGRGKMINGGGGANQINAGGGGGGNFTAGGSAPLGWSCTGDAGGIGGVALGGHVSAGRVFMGGGGGGGEGNDDVSTNGANGGGIILIDAAQMVTTGTCSVRISADGGTAANSGNDGAGAGGAGGSIVLQVPSYSFSAACPLTIRANGGNGGSVNSSTHGGGGGGGQGAIVFSGPVPTTNVVVQTNNGTGGCDQSGCSSRAGNGSGTNGAGIVPSSSGPLPIELLDFAARPEGEHVHVQWATATERNNDHFTVERSRDLEFWETVVQVPGAINSSAELRYAVLDPAPLPGLSYYRLVQTDTDGSVEVFPAVAVNRNGSDAPFVMYPNPANDRLTVVFAGMDATTALRLVDELGRTVPLPLRMSSGMAEIDLSFLTPGVYTVSLQHGNAQQAQRLVVRH; translated from the coding sequence ATGAGAAACCTTTTCCTGCTCGTTCTGGCCCTGCCGAGCGCCGTGATGGCCCAGGGGATCAATGCCTACGCGGAGATCACGGCCGTGAGCGGTACGACGCTCACCGTGGGTAGTTCCTATGAAACGGTCACGTCGTTCGCGGCGGGCAAGGACATTGTGATCATGCAGATGCAGGACAATGTGATCGGCGCGAACACGGCCAACAACGCGAGCTTCGGCAACCTCAGCGCCATCCAGCAGGCTGGGCTTTACACGGTGCGAGAGATCGCTTCCGTGGCCCGTACGGGTCCCACCCTGATGTCCATAACGCTCACGGCAGTCCCAGGGGTGAGCTTCAATACGTGCGCCAACTGCAGGGTGCAGGCCATCACGTTCGAACTGCTCGGTGGCGGCGGCAACCACACGGTATCCTCCCCATTGGCCCCCGCATTGGCGTGGAACGGCACCTTGGGCGGTGTGCTGGCCTTCCAGGTCGGTGGTACGCTCACCGTTGCGGCGAACATCACGGCCGATGCGGTCGGGTTCCGTGGCGGTGCACGTGATCGCTTCAGCTACACCTCCCCGTGCAACACCACGGATTATGTGTGGAGCAGTACAGCGGCCGGCACCGAGTTCTTCGCATCGAAGGGCGAAGGCATTTACCGCAATACCAACACCGCGCTGGACGACGGTCGGGGCAAGATGATCAACGGTGGGGGCGGTGCCAACCAGATCAACGCCGGCGGCGGCGGTGGCGGCAATTTCACTGCAGGCGGCAGCGCTCCTTTGGGCTGGAGCTGCACGGGCGATGCCGGTGGCATCGGTGGCGTGGCGTTGGGCGGGCACGTGTCCGCTGGCCGTGTGTTCATGGGCGGCGGTGGCGGGGGCGGCGAGGGCAACGACGATGTATCGACCAACGGTGCCAACGGTGGTGGCATCATCCTCATCGATGCGGCACAAATGGTGACAACGGGCACATGCTCCGTGCGCATCTCGGCCGATGGCGGTACCGCTGCCAATTCGGGCAATGACGGGGCAGGTGCCGGTGGGGCCGGTGGCAGCATCGTGCTCCAGGTGCCTTCCTATTCGTTCTCCGCTGCATGTCCGCTCACCATACGCGCCAACGGCGGCAACGGCGGCAGCGTGAACTCCAGCACGCACGGCGGCGGTGGCGGTGGCGGGCAAGGAGCCATCGTCTTTTCCGGCCCTGTGCCCACCACGAACGTGGTCGTGCAAACGAACAACGGAACTGGCGGATGCGATCAATCGGGCTGCAGCAGCCGCGCCGGCAACGGATCGGGCACCAACGGTGCGGGCATTGTGCCGAGCAGCTCCGGTCCGTTGCCCATCGAACTGCTCGACTTCGCCGCACGCCCCGAAGGAGAGCACGTGCACGTACAATGGGCCACGGCCACCGAACGCAACAACGACCACTTCACCGTGGAACGCTCGCGCGATCTCGAGTTCTGGGAAACCGTGGTACAAGTGCCCGGAGCCATCAACAGTTCAGCCGAGCTGCGTTATGCCGTTCTTGATCCCGCCCCGCTTCCAGGGCTTTCCTACTACCGCTTGGTACAGACGGACACGGACGGCTCCGTGGAGGTCTTCCCCGCAGTGGCCGTGAACAGGAACGGGAGCGATGCACCTTTCGTCATGTACCCCAATCCCGCGAACGACCGCCTAACGGTGGTCTTTGCCGGCATGGATGCCACAACCGCGCTGCGCCTTGTGGATGAACTCGGCCGAACGGTGCCGCTGCCGTTGCGCATGTCCAGCGGCATGGCCGAGATCGACTTGTCCTTCCTGACGCCGGGCGTCTACACGGTGAGCTTGCAGCACGGCAACGCGCAACAAGCGCAGCGTTTGGTGGTGCGGCACTGA
- the trxB gene encoding thioredoxin-disulfide reductase, which produces MSTTPEHVKCLIIGSGPAAYSAAIYAARADLKPVMIEGPLPGGQLTQTTEVDNYPGYPNGRSGPEMMEDLKAQAKRFDTDIRSGWVTKVDLTGPVHKVWVDEKTEIHADTIIISTGASAKWLGLPNELRLRDMGGGVTACAVCDGFFFRGQTVALVGAGDTACEEATYLAKLCPKVYMLVRKGEFRASKAMVHRVEHTPNIEVLFNTEVKDVLGANAVEGLIAINNKTGAERKLDVTGLFVAIGHKPATDLFTGWLDMDDAGYLKHDPDRTSTKIPGVFVAGDAADKVYRQAVTSAGTGCMAALDAERFLAASGRH; this is translated from the coding sequence ATGAGCACCACCCCCGAGCACGTCAAATGCCTGATCATCGGATCGGGCCCCGCCGCCTATTCAGCAGCCATCTACGCCGCCCGCGCCGACCTGAAGCCCGTGATGATCGAAGGCCCCCTGCCCGGAGGCCAGCTGACGCAGACCACCGAGGTGGACAATTACCCCGGCTACCCCAACGGCCGCAGCGGCCCGGAGATGATGGAAGACCTGAAAGCGCAGGCCAAGCGCTTCGACACCGACATCCGCAGCGGCTGGGTGACCAAGGTGGACCTTACCGGACCGGTGCACAAGGTGTGGGTGGACGAGAAGACCGAGATCCACGCCGATACCATCATCATCAGCACCGGCGCCAGCGCCAAGTGGCTGGGCCTGCCCAACGAGCTGCGCCTGCGCGACATGGGCGGCGGCGTTACCGCCTGCGCCGTCTGCGACGGTTTCTTCTTCCGTGGCCAGACCGTTGCTCTTGTGGGTGCGGGCGATACCGCCTGCGAAGAGGCCACCTACCTGGCCAAGCTCTGTCCCAAGGTGTACATGCTGGTGCGCAAGGGCGAGTTCCGCGCCAGCAAAGCCATGGTGCACCGTGTGGAGCACACGCCAAACATCGAGGTGCTCTTCAACACCGAGGTAAAGGACGTGCTGGGCGCCAACGCCGTGGAGGGCCTCATCGCCATCAACAACAAGACCGGCGCGGAGCGCAAGCTCGATGTCACCGGCCTCTTCGTGGCCATCGGGCACAAACCCGCCACCGACCTCTTCACCGGCTGGCTCGATATGGACGACGCCGGCTACCTGAAGCACGATCCCGACCGCACCAGCACGAAGATCCCTGGCGTGTTCGTGGCCGGCGATGCGGCGGACAAGGTGTACCGCCAAGCGGTGACCAGCGCCGGCACGGGCTGCATGGCCGCGTTGGACGCCGAGCGTTTCCTAGCGGCGAGCGGCAGGCACTGA
- a CDS encoding sensor histidine kinase, protein MLPENELVLTVIVSTLTILLFIGLVVLLLVINQQRRTKHRAELAEVEVKHAQEVRAVEQEVMRDTLAEVGRDLHDNIGQLLSVARMGVVQMGKVAPDDPRPPQVKETLDTTIAEVRRLSKALVAERWNELSLADMLRTECDRIQRNGPVLVSFTTAGHEPLVTPDQKLVIFRIFQEAVNNALKHAGTQRINVSLSDGDGIRLSVQDDGQGFDVQGRMESAAGQGLRNMVRRAEMIGYHCEVTSRPGAGTAVTLAPHAQLPTSG, encoded by the coding sequence ATGCTCCCTGAGAACGAACTGGTGCTCACGGTCATCGTTAGCACCCTCACCATCCTCCTCTTCATCGGCCTCGTCGTGCTCCTGCTCGTCATCAACCAGCAGCGGCGCACCAAGCACCGCGCCGAGCTGGCCGAGGTGGAGGTGAAGCATGCGCAGGAAGTGCGCGCGGTGGAGCAGGAGGTGATGCGCGACACCCTGGCCGAAGTGGGGCGCGATCTGCACGACAACATCGGGCAGTTGCTCAGCGTGGCCCGCATGGGCGTGGTGCAAATGGGCAAGGTCGCCCCCGACGATCCGCGACCGCCGCAGGTGAAGGAGACCCTGGACACAACCATCGCCGAGGTGCGCCGCCTCAGCAAAGCGTTGGTGGCCGAGCGTTGGAACGAACTGTCGTTGGCCGATATGCTGCGCACCGAGTGCGATCGCATACAGCGCAACGGTCCGGTGCTGGTGTCGTTCACCACTGCCGGCCACGAGCCGTTGGTGACCCCGGACCAGAAGCTGGTCATCTTCCGCATCTTCCAAGAGGCGGTGAACAACGCCCTGAAACATGCCGGCACCCAACGCATCAACGTTTCGTTAAGCGATGGTGATGGCATCCGCCTCAGCGTGCAGGACGATGGGCAGGGCTTCGACGTGCAGGGACGGATGGAGAGCGCCGCCGGGCAGGGCTTGCGCAACATGGTGCGCCGGGCGGAAATGATCGGCTATCATTGTGAGGTGACCTCCCGGCCCGGTGCGGGTACAGCGGTCACGCTTGCCCCGCATGCCCAGCTCCCCACCAGCGGCTAA
- a CDS encoding KUP/HAK/KT family potassium transporter translates to MPQSKPHTHPLTWAGMLVTLGIIFGDIGTSPLYVFKAIVGEHTPISRLLVLGSLSCIIWTLTLQTTLKYIIITLRADNKGEGGIFSLYTLVRRYGKWAYIPAMIGAATLLADGILTPPISVASAIEGLGGVKAFEGIIAPGNATTIGVVMGIISFLFFFQRFGTKVVGYAFGPIMLVWFSMLLILGLSQVVQVPEVLHSLNPVWAVRLLTEYPEGFWLLGAVFLCTTGAEGLYNDMGHCGRQNIQATWTFVKTALVLNYMGQAGWLLQHEGQVLGHNNPFYELMPQWFLLVGVAIATMAAVVACQAVISGSFTLINEAISLNFWPRVMVKFPTEVRGQIYIPSINWILWAGCMGVMLYFKSSGNMEAAYGFFIVVAMIMTTLLLFGYLRFNRKWHMALVLAAMALFLTMEGANFVANGRKIIHSPYLIIAVAALLLVMFIWYRGRKITNRFLDFTPLADHAQALRDLSDDKDITKYATHLVYLTKANSTAEVEKHIIDSILARKVKRADIYWFVHVNYTDAPYTMEYQVRELIDDKVIRVDFNLGFRVQPRINMLFKRVLEEMERDHELEFRSKYESIKKGDFHTDICYVLTERILSVENEFNFRKDAVLDIYYFLKGIALNDRDAFGLEPNNTVVEQVPLVLAAVREFPLKRVGKRQDGSDYGTTAQ, encoded by the coding sequence ATGCCCCAGTCGAAGCCCCACACGCACCCGCTCACTTGGGCGGGCATGCTCGTTACCCTTGGCATCATCTTCGGCGATATCGGCACGTCGCCGCTTTACGTGTTCAAAGCCATCGTGGGCGAGCACACCCCCATCAGCAGGTTGCTGGTGCTGGGCTCGCTGAGCTGCATCATCTGGACGCTCACGCTGCAGACCACGCTGAAGTACATCATCATCACGCTGCGCGCCGACAACAAGGGTGAAGGCGGGATCTTCTCGCTCTACACCTTGGTGCGGCGTTACGGCAAGTGGGCTTACATCCCTGCGATGATCGGCGCGGCCACCTTGCTGGCCGATGGCATCCTTACACCCCCCATCTCCGTGGCCTCGGCCATCGAGGGTCTCGGCGGGGTGAAGGCCTTCGAAGGCATCATCGCGCCGGGCAACGCCACCACCATCGGCGTGGTGATGGGCATCATCAGCTTCCTCTTCTTCTTCCAGCGTTTCGGCACCAAGGTGGTGGGCTATGCTTTCGGGCCCATCATGCTGGTGTGGTTCAGCATGCTGCTCATCCTGGGGCTCTCCCAAGTGGTGCAGGTTCCCGAAGTGCTGCACAGCCTCAACCCCGTGTGGGCCGTGAGGCTGCTCACCGAATATCCCGAAGGGTTCTGGTTGCTGGGGGCTGTTTTCCTGTGCACCACCGGAGCCGAGGGGCTGTACAATGACATGGGCCATTGCGGCCGCCAGAACATCCAGGCCACCTGGACGTTCGTGAAGACCGCTTTGGTGCTGAACTACATGGGGCAGGCTGGCTGGCTGCTCCAGCACGAAGGGCAGGTGCTGGGCCACAACAACCCGTTCTATGAACTGATGCCGCAGTGGTTCCTGCTGGTGGGCGTGGCCATTGCCACCATGGCCGCTGTAGTGGCATGCCAGGCGGTCATCAGCGGATCGTTCACGCTGATCAACGAAGCCATCTCGCTCAACTTCTGGCCGCGCGTCATGGTGAAGTTCCCCACGGAGGTGCGCGGGCAGATCTACATCCCCAGCATCAACTGGATCCTGTGGGCGGGCTGCATGGGCGTCATGCTCTACTTCAAGAGCAGTGGTAACATGGAAGCGGCATACGGCTTCTTCATCGTGGTGGCCATGATCATGACCACACTGCTCTTGTTCGGCTACCTGCGCTTCAACCGCAAGTGGCACATGGCACTGGTGCTCGCGGCCATGGCGCTCTTCCTCACCATGGAGGGCGCCAACTTCGTGGCCAATGGCCGGAAGATCATCCACAGCCCGTACCTCATCATCGCCGTGGCCGCACTGTTGCTCGTCATGTTCATCTGGTACCGTGGCCGAAAGATCACCAACCGCTTCCTGGACTTCACCCCGCTGGCCGACCATGCCCAGGCGCTGCGCGACCTGAGCGATGACAAGGACATCACGAAGTACGCCACGCACCTGGTCTATCTCACCAAGGCCAACTCCACGGCCGAGGTGGAGAAGCACATCATCGATTCCATCCTGGCGCGGAAAGTGAAGCGCGCCGACATCTACTGGTTCGTGCACGTCAACTACACCGACGCGCCGTACACCATGGAATACCAGGTGCGCGAGCTCATCGACGATAAGGTGATCCGCGTGGACTTCAACCTGGGCTTCCGCGTGCAACCGCGCATCAACATGCTCTTCAAGCGCGTGCTGGAGGAGATGGAACGGGACCACGAACTGGAGTTCCGCAGCAAGTACGAGAGCATCAAGAAGGGCGACTTCCACACCGATATCTGCTACGTGCTCACGGAGCGCATCCTGAGCGTGGAGAACGAGTTCAATTTCCGCAAGGATGCGGTGCTGGACATCTACTACTTCCTGAAGGGCATCGCGCTCAACGACCGCGATGCTTTCGGGCTGGAGCCGAACAATACCGTGGTGGAGCAAGTGCCGCTGGTGCTGGCCGCCGTCCGCGAGTTCCCGCTAAAGCGTGTGGGCAAACGGCAGGACGGCTCCGACTACGGCACCACCGCCCAGTGA